The following proteins are co-located in the Mesorhizobium sp. M1E.F.Ca.ET.045.02.1.1 genome:
- a CDS encoding helix-turn-helix domain-containing protein, which produces MSPQALKPSVPMAAEGPGARASSGSASLEGRSIDCFSLAIIQALAKSQMERRLRNRRKNSSLPALIELVLARPLVSAGLVAAELKISQRAALGLVPNSASVR; this is translated from the coding sequence GTGTCACCCCAAGCACTTAAACCCAGCGTGCCGATGGCAGCCGAAGGACCTGGCGCGCGCGCCTCGTCCGGTTCGGCTTCGCTGGAGGGGCGTTCCATCGACTGTTTCAGCCTTGCAATCATCCAGGCGCTGGCCAAAAGCCAGATGGAGCGCCGGCTCAGGAACCGGCGCAAAAACTCGAGCCTGCCGGCGCTGATCGAGCTGGTGCTGGCGCGGCCGCTGGTGTCGGCAGGTCTGGTCGCGGCCGAGCTGAAAATTAGCCAGCGTGCTGCGCTCGGGCTGGTGCCGAACTCGGCATCCGTGAGGTGA
- a CDS encoding FAD/NAD(P)-binding protein, with protein MSARDLGRGPVVAIIGGGFSGAATAFHLARLLPAGAADIVVVEPREGLGYGLAYSTADPSHRINVPASRMTLISGQDSHFADWLEQTGAILDDAEAIAANGALYPQRRVFGRYVESYLQPFLFGKVIRHVRSAVASVELSGQGYILILADGRTLAADALVIAATHPPPALPSALRSVAAAARLVANPYDLGGLQAIGRDDQVLVVGTGLTSADIIATLDRNGHRSRIDALSRHGYRSRSHAVLPGDPIGDFISLPSRSATVMLRRIRATILDAKRRGEDWHPVLDAVRRQGQIIWQALPLDEQRRLVRHLRTLWDVHRFRIAPQVADVLDRRVAEGMLAYRAASIVGAEQVDGRIRVTLRPRRQPTQTTETFDRVVVTTGPAHADIFRTNTAIADLGRMGLVRLDPIGLGLATDSQGRAVSTSGRPTDSIFVSGPLARGSVGELMGIPEVTAHAERIAAEIHQWLGYQTALRRKAS; from the coding sequence TTGAGCGCCAGAGACTTGGGCAGGGGACCGGTCGTAGCCATCATCGGTGGCGGCTTTTCCGGTGCGGCGACCGCGTTTCATCTTGCGCGGCTGCTGCCCGCCGGTGCTGCCGATATCGTGGTCGTCGAGCCCAGAGAGGGGCTCGGCTATGGTCTGGCCTACTCGACGGCCGATCCTTCACACCGCATCAATGTGCCGGCGTCGAGAATGACGCTGATCTCCGGCCAGGACAGCCACTTTGCCGATTGGCTGGAGCAGACCGGCGCGATTCTCGACGATGCCGAGGCTATTGCCGCAAATGGAGCACTCTACCCACAACGACGCGTTTTCGGGCGCTACGTGGAATCTTATCTCCAACCCTTTCTGTTCGGCAAAGTGATCCGTCATGTCAGGTCCGCCGTCGCGTCAGTCGAGCTTAGTGGCCAGGGCTACATCCTGATTCTCGCTGATGGAAGGACGCTCGCAGCCGACGCCCTAGTGATTGCGGCGACGCATCCGCCACCGGCCTTGCCATCGGCCCTGCGGTCTGTGGCTGCTGCTGCCCGGCTGGTGGCCAATCCCTATGATCTCGGAGGGCTGCAAGCGATCGGCCGCGACGACCAAGTGCTCGTAGTCGGCACTGGATTGACGTCGGCGGATATCATTGCCACGCTGGACCGCAATGGGCATCGTAGCCGCATCGACGCGCTGTCACGTCATGGTTATCGTTCGCGCAGCCACGCGGTGCTCCCGGGCGACCCGATTGGTGATTTCATCAGTCTGCCTTCACGCAGCGCAACAGTGATGCTCAGACGCATCCGGGCCACGATCCTAGATGCCAAGCGTCGGGGCGAAGACTGGCACCCGGTCCTCGATGCCGTCCGACGTCAGGGACAAATCATCTGGCAGGCCCTGCCGCTCGACGAGCAACGCCGCCTCGTGCGCCATTTGCGCACGCTGTGGGATGTGCATCGCTTCCGCATCGCGCCACAGGTCGCGGACGTGCTCGATCGCCGCGTTGCCGAAGGCATGCTCGCCTATCGCGCCGCATCGATCGTCGGCGCCGAGCAGGTCGACGGGCGCATTCGGGTCACGCTGCGGCCAAGGCGCCAACCCACTCAGACAACCGAGACGTTCGACAGGGTGGTCGTCACGACCGGGCCGGCGCATGCCGATATTTTCCGGACCAACACAGCAATTGCCGATCTCGGGCGAATGGGACTGGTCCGGCTAGACCCGATTGGCCTTGGCCTGGCGACCGACAGCCAAGGCCGTGCGGTCAGCACTTCCGGCCGACCGACCGACAGCATTTTCGTCAGCGGGCCGCTGGCGCGCGGCAGCGTTGGCGAATTGATGGGAATTCCCGAAGTCACCGCGCATGCCGAGCGTATAGCCGCTGAAATCCACCAATGGCTTGGATACCAAACGGCGTTGCGTCGTAAGGCGTCGTGA
- a CDS encoding SfnB family sulfur acquisition oxidoreductase, with protein MTIQSRQASDSRSAVPPVERPSAKAHVIKADAEAIAVAEKLAAEFARDASKRDRERIWPKEELDAFSQSGLWSINVPKAYGGPELSYVTLSKVITIISAADPSLGQIPQNHLGVVAAIRTVSDEAQKKLLFAEVLSGTRFGNAFSEFGSKRAADFETKFVDAGDHVVVNGQKFYSSGALLAHLVPIVALDDEGRAWYAIADRGAPGLTVIDDWSSFGQKTTLSGTVLLDNVKVPKTHLVPGYKGYDRPTADGAIFQIIQAAVDLGIAKAAIDETVGFVRTKSRAWIDSGVDHAWQDPYTIQAIGDLRLRANAAEAVLERAGLAVDRAVADPNEKTVAEAQIAVAESKILTTEIAIIATNKLFELAGTRSTLAEHNLDRHWRNARTHTLHDPVRWKYAILGNYYLNDVNPPLHAWS; from the coding sequence GCCGATGCCGAGGCAATCGCTGTCGCCGAAAAACTCGCCGCCGAATTCGCCAGGGATGCCTCCAAGCGGGATCGTGAACGCATCTGGCCGAAGGAAGAGCTCGATGCGTTTTCGCAGAGCGGCCTGTGGTCGATCAACGTGCCGAAAGCCTATGGCGGGCCGGAGCTCTCCTATGTGACCCTGTCGAAGGTGATCACCATCATCTCGGCGGCCGATCCGTCGCTCGGCCAGATTCCGCAGAACCATCTTGGCGTCGTCGCCGCTATCCGCACCGTCTCCGACGAGGCGCAGAAGAAGCTGCTTTTCGCTGAGGTGCTGTCCGGCACGCGCTTCGGCAACGCGTTCTCCGAGTTCGGCTCCAAGCGCGCGGCCGACTTCGAGACAAAGTTCGTCGACGCCGGCGACCATGTCGTGGTCAACGGCCAGAAATTCTATTCGAGCGGTGCTCTGCTTGCCCATCTGGTTCCGATCGTGGCGCTCGATGACGAGGGGCGCGCCTGGTATGCCATCGCCGATCGCGGCGCGCCCGGACTGACGGTGATCGACGACTGGTCGAGCTTCGGACAGAAGACGACTTTGTCCGGCACGGTCCTGCTCGACAATGTCAAGGTGCCCAAAACGCATCTTGTCCCCGGCTACAAGGGCTATGACAGGCCGACGGCCGACGGCGCCATCTTCCAGATCATCCAGGCCGCGGTCGATCTCGGCATCGCCAAGGCGGCGATCGACGAGACTGTCGGCTTCGTGCGCACCAAGTCGCGCGCCTGGATCGACAGCGGCGTCGATCATGCCTGGCAGGATCCTTATACGATCCAGGCGATTGGCGACCTTCGCCTGCGGGCCAACGCGGCAGAGGCGGTTCTGGAAAGGGCCGGGCTTGCGGTAGATCGCGCCGTGGCCGACCCGAACGAGAAGACCGTCGCGGAAGCGCAGATCGCGGTTGCCGAATCCAAGATCCTCACGACAGAGATCGCCATCATTGCCACGAACAAGCTGTTCGAGCTCGCCGGCACACGCTCGACGCTGGCCGAGCACAATCTCGACCGGCACTGGCGCAACGCCCGCACCCACACGCTGCACGATCCGGTGCGCTGGAAATACGCGATCCTCGGCAACTACTACCTCAACGACGTAAATCCGCCGCTCCATGCCTGGAGCTGA